A genomic region of Pseudochaenichthys georgianus chromosome 12, fPseGeo1.2, whole genome shotgun sequence contains the following coding sequences:
- the nln gene encoding neurolysin, mitochondrial isoform X2: MVWTEPHVSNPLLRTTIQNGSVISARDCSLAGNKSHALRWDLTPDDIRTATDGLINRVKAVYDDIGSLKIEHVSVENTLKALAHAKLDYASSLHVLDFPQYVCPSKEVRAASTEADKKLSEFDVEISMREDVFQRITALQNKLQDNLSPEEKRFLERLVTLGKRKGLHLSKDMQEEIKRKSKLICELSIEFNQNLNEDNTFLVFSENELGGLADSFLDGLDKTANGRYKVTLEYPHYFPLMKRCHNPETRRKMETAFHSRCKDVNTAILEQLIQLKAKVADLLGYTSHANYVLEINMAKNAGNVSDFLDTFYETLKPIGIKERKYILALKKRECLMKGFQYDGQINAWDLPYYMNQVEQCKFAVNKDKLIEYFPLDVVTEGLFGIYQELLGLTFTQVEHANVWHEHVKLYSARDTETGEEIGQFYMDLHPREGKYGHAACFGLQPGCRGPDGKRRLPVAAMVANFTKPRKGWPSLLQHHEVETYFHEFGHVMHEICSKTTFSEFSGTLVETDFVEVPSQMLENWVWEKEPLRRMSRHYKDGSPIPDNLLDKLIASRVANTGLMNLRQVVLGKVDQSLHSCPDADTAEVFAKHCEDILGVPATPGTNMMASFSHLVGGYDGQYYSYLWSEVYSLDIYFSRFKKEGIMNPKVGKEYRRVILEAGGSEDGMDMLKTFLGRDPCQDAFFQSKGLIKSQKTQTL; the protein is encoded by the exons ATGGTTTGGACTGAGCCACA CGTCTCCAATCCTCTGCTGAGAACCACCATCCAGAATGGATCTGTGATATCTGCCAGAGACTGCTCCCTGGCAGGAAATAAGAGCCACGCTTTGAGATGGGACCTGACCCCGGATGATATCCGGACCGCTACAGACGGCTTGATAAACAGAGTAAAAGCTGTCTATGATGACATCGGGTCTCTAAAGATAGAACATGTTTCAGTTGAAAACACCCTGAAAGCCTTGGCTCATGCCAAGCTGGATTATGCAT CATCGCTCCATGTGCTTGATTTCCCCCAGTACGTGTGTCCTTCTAAAGAGGTTCGGGCAGCGAGCACAGAGGCCGACAAGAAACTGTCTGAGTTTGACGTGGAGATTAGTATGAGGGAAGATGTTTTCCAGCGAATCACAGCGCTGCAG AACAAGCTCCAAGATAACCTTTCACCTGAAGAGAAGAGGTTCTTAGAGAGACTTGTTACATTGGGCAAGCGGAAAGGACTGCACTTGTCTAAAGATATGCAAGAG gaaataaaaagaaaatccaaGCTTATATGTGAACTCTCCATCGAGTTCAACCAGAATCTGAATGAGGACAATACGTTTCTTGTTTTCTCTGAGAATGAACTCG GTGGGCTTGCTGACAGCTTCCTCGATGGACTGGACAAGACAGCAAACGGGCGGTACAAAGTGACACTTGAATATCCCCATTACTTCCCGCTGATGAAGAGGTGTCATAACCCTGAGACCAGGAGGAAGATGGAGACCGCTTTTCACAGCAGGTGTAAAGAC GTGAACACAGCCATCCTGGAACAATTGATACAGCTGAAGGCAAAGGTTGCAGACTTACTCGGTTACACTAGCCATGCGAACTATGTGCTGGAGATTAACATGGCCAAGAATGCAGGCAATGTGTCTGACTTCTTAG ATACCTTCTATGAAACACTAAAGCCCATTGGAATCAAAGAGAGGAAATATATTCTGGCACTGAAGAAGCGTGAGTGCTTGATGAAGGGCTTCCAGTATGATGGACAGATCAATGCCTGGGACCTACCCTACTACATGAATCAAGTGGAGCAGTGCAAGTTCGCTGTGAACAAAGACAAACTCATTGAGTATTTCCCTCTTGACGTGGTGACAGAGGGACTGTTTGGTATCTACCAGGAGCTGCTGGGTCTCACGTTCACACAGGTGGAACACGCTAATGTGTGGCATGAACACGTCAAGCTTTATTCTGCCCGGGACACTGAAACTGGAGAGGAGATCGGCCAGTTCTACATGGACTTGCATCCGAG GGAGGGGAAGTATGGCCATGCAGCGTGCTTTGGACTGCAGCCCGGCTGCAGGGGACCTGATGGAAAACGCAGGCTTCCAGTAGCGGCCATGGTGGCTAATTTTACCAAGCCCAGAAAAGGTTGGccctccctcctccaacaccatGAGGTGGAGACTTATTTCCACGAATtcggtcatgttatgcatgagATCTGTTCTAAG ACCACTTTTTCAGAATTCAGTGGAACCCTGGTGGAGACAGACTTTGTGGAGGTGCCGTCGCAGATGCTTGAGAACTGGGTTTGGGAGAAGGAGCCTCTGAGGAGAATGTCCCGCCACTACAAGGACGGCAGCCCAATcccagacaatctgctcgacaaactGATTGCATCTAGAGTCGCCAATACCG GACTGATGAACCTGCGCCAAGTAGTCCTTGGTAAAGTTGATCAGTCCCTACACAGCTGTCCAGATGCTGATACAGCTGAGGTGTTTGCAAAGCACTGCGAGGACATCCTGGGTGTTCCTGCTACACCAG GTACCAATATGATGGCCAGTTTCAGCCACTTGGTTGGAGGATATGATGGACAGTACTACAGCTATCTGTGGAGTGAAGTTTACTCCTTGGACATTTATTTTAGCCGTTTTAAAAAGGAAGGCATTATGAATCCAAAG gTTGGAAAAGAGTACAGAAGGGTGATCCTGGAAGCTGGTGGATCTGAGGACGGCATGGACATGCTGAAAACCTTCCTCGGCCGTGACCCCTGCCAGGACGCCTTCTTTCAGAGCAAAGGACTGATTAagtcacagaaaacacagactttgtaa
- the nln gene encoding neurolysin, mitochondrial isoform X1, with product MCALRVIVCRALYSVSNPLLRTTIQNGSVISARDCSLAGNKSHALRWDLTPDDIRTATDGLINRVKAVYDDIGSLKIEHVSVENTLKALAHAKLDYASSLHVLDFPQYVCPSKEVRAASTEADKKLSEFDVEISMREDVFQRITALQNKLQDNLSPEEKRFLERLVTLGKRKGLHLSKDMQEEIKRKSKLICELSIEFNQNLNEDNTFLVFSENELGGLADSFLDGLDKTANGRYKVTLEYPHYFPLMKRCHNPETRRKMETAFHSRCKDVNTAILEQLIQLKAKVADLLGYTSHANYVLEINMAKNAGNVSDFLDTFYETLKPIGIKERKYILALKKRECLMKGFQYDGQINAWDLPYYMNQVEQCKFAVNKDKLIEYFPLDVVTEGLFGIYQELLGLTFTQVEHANVWHEHVKLYSARDTETGEEIGQFYMDLHPREGKYGHAACFGLQPGCRGPDGKRRLPVAAMVANFTKPRKGWPSLLQHHEVETYFHEFGHVMHEICSKTTFSEFSGTLVETDFVEVPSQMLENWVWEKEPLRRMSRHYKDGSPIPDNLLDKLIASRVANTGLMNLRQVVLGKVDQSLHSCPDADTAEVFAKHCEDILGVPATPGTNMMASFSHLVGGYDGQYYSYLWSEVYSLDIYFSRFKKEGIMNPKVGKEYRRVILEAGGSEDGMDMLKTFLGRDPCQDAFFQSKGLIKSQKTQTL from the exons ATGTGTGCGTTAAGAGTTATAGTGTGCCGCGCGCTGTACAG CGTCTCCAATCCTCTGCTGAGAACCACCATCCAGAATGGATCTGTGATATCTGCCAGAGACTGCTCCCTGGCAGGAAATAAGAGCCACGCTTTGAGATGGGACCTGACCCCGGATGATATCCGGACCGCTACAGACGGCTTGATAAACAGAGTAAAAGCTGTCTATGATGACATCGGGTCTCTAAAGATAGAACATGTTTCAGTTGAAAACACCCTGAAAGCCTTGGCTCATGCCAAGCTGGATTATGCAT CATCGCTCCATGTGCTTGATTTCCCCCAGTACGTGTGTCCTTCTAAAGAGGTTCGGGCAGCGAGCACAGAGGCCGACAAGAAACTGTCTGAGTTTGACGTGGAGATTAGTATGAGGGAAGATGTTTTCCAGCGAATCACAGCGCTGCAG AACAAGCTCCAAGATAACCTTTCACCTGAAGAGAAGAGGTTCTTAGAGAGACTTGTTACATTGGGCAAGCGGAAAGGACTGCACTTGTCTAAAGATATGCAAGAG gaaataaaaagaaaatccaaGCTTATATGTGAACTCTCCATCGAGTTCAACCAGAATCTGAATGAGGACAATACGTTTCTTGTTTTCTCTGAGAATGAACTCG GTGGGCTTGCTGACAGCTTCCTCGATGGACTGGACAAGACAGCAAACGGGCGGTACAAAGTGACACTTGAATATCCCCATTACTTCCCGCTGATGAAGAGGTGTCATAACCCTGAGACCAGGAGGAAGATGGAGACCGCTTTTCACAGCAGGTGTAAAGAC GTGAACACAGCCATCCTGGAACAATTGATACAGCTGAAGGCAAAGGTTGCAGACTTACTCGGTTACACTAGCCATGCGAACTATGTGCTGGAGATTAACATGGCCAAGAATGCAGGCAATGTGTCTGACTTCTTAG ATACCTTCTATGAAACACTAAAGCCCATTGGAATCAAAGAGAGGAAATATATTCTGGCACTGAAGAAGCGTGAGTGCTTGATGAAGGGCTTCCAGTATGATGGACAGATCAATGCCTGGGACCTACCCTACTACATGAATCAAGTGGAGCAGTGCAAGTTCGCTGTGAACAAAGACAAACTCATTGAGTATTTCCCTCTTGACGTGGTGACAGAGGGACTGTTTGGTATCTACCAGGAGCTGCTGGGTCTCACGTTCACACAGGTGGAACACGCTAATGTGTGGCATGAACACGTCAAGCTTTATTCTGCCCGGGACACTGAAACTGGAGAGGAGATCGGCCAGTTCTACATGGACTTGCATCCGAG GGAGGGGAAGTATGGCCATGCAGCGTGCTTTGGACTGCAGCCCGGCTGCAGGGGACCTGATGGAAAACGCAGGCTTCCAGTAGCGGCCATGGTGGCTAATTTTACCAAGCCCAGAAAAGGTTGGccctccctcctccaacaccatGAGGTGGAGACTTATTTCCACGAATtcggtcatgttatgcatgagATCTGTTCTAAG ACCACTTTTTCAGAATTCAGTGGAACCCTGGTGGAGACAGACTTTGTGGAGGTGCCGTCGCAGATGCTTGAGAACTGGGTTTGGGAGAAGGAGCCTCTGAGGAGAATGTCCCGCCACTACAAGGACGGCAGCCCAATcccagacaatctgctcgacaaactGATTGCATCTAGAGTCGCCAATACCG GACTGATGAACCTGCGCCAAGTAGTCCTTGGTAAAGTTGATCAGTCCCTACACAGCTGTCCAGATGCTGATACAGCTGAGGTGTTTGCAAAGCACTGCGAGGACATCCTGGGTGTTCCTGCTACACCAG GTACCAATATGATGGCCAGTTTCAGCCACTTGGTTGGAGGATATGATGGACAGTACTACAGCTATCTGTGGAGTGAAGTTTACTCCTTGGACATTTATTTTAGCCGTTTTAAAAAGGAAGGCATTATGAATCCAAAG gTTGGAAAAGAGTACAGAAGGGTGATCCTGGAAGCTGGTGGATCTGAGGACGGCATGGACATGCTGAAAACCTTCCTCGGCCGTGACCCCTGCCAGGACGCCTTCTTTCAGAGCAAAGGACTGATTAagtcacagaaaacacagactttgtaa